The following are encoded in a window of Solidesulfovibrio magneticus RS-1 genomic DNA:
- a CDS encoding class I SAM-dependent methyltransferase has translation MWDKETARRYDAWFQTGPGAFALGREMRLLERMTAAWPRRGQRLLEIGCGTGVFLDALHQAGFDVTGLDASPHMLEEARVRLGAKADLHLGDAGHLPFDDKQFDFAVLLTVLEFCPDPGLVLREAARVARKAVLVGFLNRASCYGLSCKLWPGTTGKLLRHACWFTPWGLSRLVRQNLGPRPLRMGSVLVGPKSTWREATPWRQLNSWMLPLPVGAVCACAVSLTREPVVTPLPAFRAGVCAGCQPGF, from the coding sequence ATGTGGGACAAGGAAACCGCCCGGCGCTATGACGCCTGGTTCCAGACCGGCCCGGGGGCCTTTGCCCTGGGCCGCGAGATGCGCCTGTTGGAGCGCATGACCGCGGCCTGGCCGCGCCGGGGCCAGCGGCTGCTGGAAATCGGCTGCGGCACGGGCGTCTTTCTGGACGCCCTGCATCAGGCCGGCTTCGACGTCACGGGACTGGACGCCTCGCCCCACATGCTCGAAGAGGCCCGGGTGCGCCTGGGCGCCAAGGCCGATCTGCACCTGGGCGATGCCGGGCATCTGCCCTTTGACGACAAGCAGTTCGATTTCGCGGTGCTGCTCACCGTGCTGGAATTCTGCCCCGACCCCGGGCTGGTGCTGCGCGAGGCCGCCCGGGTGGCCCGCAAGGCCGTGCTGGTGGGGTTTTTGAACCGCGCCTCGTGCTATGGCCTCTCCTGCAAGCTGTGGCCCGGGACCACGGGCAAGCTGTTGCGCCACGCCTGCTGGTTCACGCCCTGGGGCCTGTCGCGGCTGGTGCGCCAAAACCTCGGCCCAAGGCCCCTGCGGATGGGGTCTGTGCTGGTTGGCCCCAAGTCCACCTGGCGCGAGGCCACGCCCTGGCGGCAGCTCAATTCCTGGATGCTGCCCTTGCCGGTTGGGGCCGTGTGCGCCTGCGCCGTGAGCCTTACCCGGGAGCCGGTGGTGACGCCCTTGCCGGCATTTCGGGCCGGGGTCTGCGCCGGCTGCCAGCCCGGCTTTTGA
- a CDS encoding DUF116 domain-containing protein has product MERSEPSRKRLFIGLLCGTGLAVCAVLAFVWAVPSIGLANIHPLAPWLLGLVCAAAIVLVLWATLGLAASVALGRPFLGSDHLRGVMARVFLPLMTIFARLFHISKSRVRASFIKVNNEIVAARAGRYDAGQVLVLLPHCLQSSRCARRLTYDINNCKRCGQCPVDGLIALSEAYGVHIAIATGGTIARRIVVQKRPKLIVAVACERDLTSGIQDTYPIPVYGVLNDRPNGPCLDTQVALPHLEAALRFFLAGAEEKPPLFEAFPGLSRFVPAGGAR; this is encoded by the coding sequence GTGGAACGGAGCGAACCGTCGAGAAAACGGCTTTTCATTGGCCTTTTGTGCGGCACGGGACTGGCCGTGTGCGCCGTGCTGGCCTTTGTCTGGGCCGTGCCGTCCATCGGCCTGGCCAACATCCATCCCCTGGCCCCCTGGCTGCTCGGGCTGGTTTGCGCCGCCGCCATCGTCCTGGTGCTGTGGGCCACCCTGGGGCTGGCCGCCAGCGTCGCCCTGGGCCGGCCGTTTCTGGGGTCCGACCACCTGCGCGGCGTCATGGCCCGGGTGTTTTTGCCGCTCATGACCATTTTCGCCCGGCTGTTCCACATCTCCAAAAGCCGGGTCCGGGCGTCATTTATCAAGGTCAACAACGAAATCGTGGCCGCCCGGGCCGGCCGTTATGACGCCGGGCAGGTGCTGGTGCTTCTCCCCCACTGCCTGCAATCCTCGCGCTGCGCCAGACGGCTCACCTACGACATCAACAACTGCAAACGCTGCGGCCAGTGTCCGGTGGACGGCCTTATCGCCCTGTCCGAGGCCTACGGCGTCCATATCGCCATCGCCACCGGCGGCACCATCGCCCGGCGCATCGTGGTGCAAAAGCGCCCGAAACTCATCGTGGCCGTGGCCTGCGAACGCGACCTGACCAGCGGCATCCAGGACACCTACCCCATCCCGGTCTACGGCGTGCTCAACGACCGGCCAAACGGCCCCTGCCTGGACACCCAGGTCGCCCTGCCCCATCTGGAGGCCGCCTTGCGCTTTTTCCTGGCCGGCGCGGAAGAAAAACCGCCCCTTTTCGAGGCTTTTCCCGGTTTGTCGCGTTTCGTGCCCGCCGGCGGTGCCCGATGA
- the ilvD gene encoding dihydroxy-acid dehydratase, which translates to MRSSLFKSGLEKAPHRSLLYALGLTKEEMRRPLIGVVNSANEVVPGHIHLNTIAEAVKAGIRLAGGTPMTFPVIGVCDGLAMNHAGMHFSLVSREIIADSIEIMASAHPFDALVCIPNCDKVVPGMLMAMLRLNIPAVIVSGGPMLAGTTSEGSFDLIDVFEAVGKFKRGAINEDQLEELEENACPGCGSCSGMFTANSMNCLSESVGLGLPGNGTIPAVSAKRVRLAKTAGMRVMDLLEKNIRPRDIVTAKSIENAVTMDMALGCSTNTVLHLPAVFAEAGLPLTLDIFDAVSRKTPNLCKLSPAGKHYLDDLERAGGIPAVMSELAKRGLLHLDVMTATGKTLGENLTDLKARVKNFDVIRAKEPYANEGGIAILRGSLAPDGAVVKQSAVAPAMMRHTGPARVFDSEEAANKAILGGEIKAGDVVVIRYEGPQGGPGMREMLSPTSNIMGMGLGETVALITDGRFSGGTRGAAIGHVSPEAAEGGPIALIRDGDRIEVDIPGRKLDVLVDAAELEARRASVVAPEKVIESPLLRRYASLVKSAAQGAVYKDPAAK; encoded by the coding sequence ATGCGCAGCTCGCTTTTCAAATCCGGGCTTGAAAAAGCCCCTCACCGTTCATTGCTCTACGCCCTGGGCCTGACCAAGGAAGAAATGCGCCGCCCGCTTATCGGCGTCGTCAATTCCGCCAACGAAGTCGTGCCCGGCCACATCCATTTGAACACCATCGCCGAAGCGGTCAAGGCCGGCATCCGTCTGGCCGGCGGCACGCCCATGACCTTCCCGGTCATCGGCGTGTGCGACGGCTTGGCCATGAACCACGCCGGCATGCACTTTTCCCTGGTCAGCCGTGAGATCATCGCCGACTCCATCGAGATCATGGCCAGCGCTCATCCCTTTGACGCCCTGGTGTGCATCCCTAACTGCGACAAGGTCGTGCCCGGGATGCTCATGGCCATGCTGCGGCTCAACATCCCGGCCGTCATCGTCAGCGGCGGGCCGATGCTGGCCGGAACCACCTCCGAGGGCAGCTTCGACCTTATCGACGTGTTCGAGGCCGTGGGCAAGTTCAAGCGCGGGGCCATTAACGAGGATCAGCTGGAAGAGCTGGAGGAAAACGCCTGTCCGGGCTGCGGCTCGTGTTCGGGCATGTTCACGGCCAACTCCATGAACTGCCTGTCCGAGTCCGTGGGCCTGGGGCTTCCCGGCAACGGCACCATCCCGGCCGTGTCGGCCAAACGGGTGCGCCTGGCCAAGACGGCCGGCATGCGGGTCATGGACCTGCTGGAAAAAAACATCCGCCCCCGGGACATCGTCACGGCCAAGAGCATCGAAAACGCCGTGACCATGGACATGGCCCTGGGCTGCTCCACCAACACCGTGCTGCACCTGCCGGCGGTCTTTGCCGAGGCCGGGCTGCCGCTCACCCTGGACATCTTCGACGCCGTCTCGCGCAAGACCCCCAATTTGTGCAAGCTGTCTCCGGCCGGCAAGCACTATCTCGACGACCTGGAGCGGGCCGGCGGCATTCCGGCCGTCATGTCCGAGCTGGCCAAGCGGGGGCTTCTCCATCTCGACGTCATGACCGCCACCGGCAAGACGCTCGGCGAGAACCTCACCGACCTCAAGGCACGGGTCAAAAACTTCGACGTCATCCGGGCCAAGGAGCCTTACGCCAACGAAGGCGGCATCGCCATCCTGCGCGGCAGCCTGGCTCCGGACGGCGCGGTGGTCAAGCAGTCGGCTGTGGCCCCGGCCATGATGCGCCACACCGGCCCGGCCCGGGTGTTCGACAGCGAGGAAGCGGCCAACAAAGCCATTCTCGGCGGCGAGATCAAGGCCGGCGACGTGGTGGTCATCCGCTACGAAGGCCCTCAAGGCGGCCCGGGGATGCGCGAGATGCTCTCGCCCACCTCCAACATCATGGGCATGGGCCTTGGGGAAACCGTGGCCCTTATCACCGACGGCCGGTTCAGCGGCGGCACGCGCGGCGCGGCCATCGGCCACGTCTCTCCGGAGGCGGCCGAGGGCGGCCCCATCGCGCTTATCCGCGACGGCGACAGGATCGAGGTGGACATTCCGGGCCGCAAGCTCGACGTCCTGGTGGACGCGGCCGAACTGGAAGCGCGCCGGGCCTCAGTGGTCGCACCCGAGAAAGTCATCGAATCGCCGCTGTTGCGGCGCTATGCCTCCCTGGTCAAGTCCGCCGCCCAAGGCGCGGTCTACAAGGACCCGGCGGCGAAATAG
- the hisS gene encoding histidine--tRNA ligase: MDKIQKIKGFADLFPPDSTVFSFIEETARQVFSRYGYKELRVPVLERTELFCRSIGEETDVVQKEMYTFPDRKGRSLTLRPEATAGVMRALVEDGRASEGLAKYFAYGPMFRYERPQKGRMRQFHQIDVEAVGSPDALLDAEVLLMLDQYLRALGLKNLVIELNSLGCKACRPIFLDTLREFLKGMHKEQLCEDCMRRKLSNPLRVLDCKVPQCKEFTADAPKITDHLCPDCADHFAAVRRVLDGAGLAYTLNPRLVRGLDYYVRTTFEIVSGDIGSQSSVAGGGRYDGLVHSIGGPDVPGVGFACGMERLALLIDKKAEPAPDFALVVLDAIGLERGLLLAQELRAAGFSGEAPYAAKSAKSQMRAADKSGAAFCLVLGSDELAAGTVVVKNMRAGGQETVSQDILPAHLRARLVAGQED, from the coding sequence ATGGATAAAATACAGAAAATTAAGGGCTTTGCCGATCTTTTTCCGCCCGATTCCACGGTCTTTTCCTTTATCGAGGAAACCGCCCGACAGGTGTTTTCCCGCTACGGCTACAAGGAACTGCGTGTGCCGGTGCTGGAACGCACCGAACTTTTCTGCCGCTCCATCGGCGAAGAGACCGACGTGGTCCAAAAGGAAATGTACACCTTCCCGGATCGCAAGGGCCGCTCGCTGACGCTGCGCCCCGAAGCCACGGCCGGCGTCATGCGCGCCCTGGTCGAGGATGGCCGCGCTTCCGAGGGGCTGGCCAAGTATTTCGCCTACGGCCCGATGTTCCGCTACGAACGGCCCCAAAAGGGCCGCATGCGCCAGTTCCACCAGATCGACGTGGAGGCCGTAGGCTCGCCCGACGCGCTGCTGGACGCCGAGGTGCTGCTCATGCTGGACCAGTACCTGCGGGCGCTGGGCCTCAAAAATCTCGTCATCGAACTCAATTCGCTCGGCTGCAAGGCCTGCCGCCCAATCTTTCTCGATACCCTGCGCGAATTCCTCAAAGGCATGCACAAGGAGCAGCTCTGCGAGGACTGCATGCGCCGCAAGCTCAGCAACCCCCTGCGGGTGCTCGACTGCAAGGTGCCCCAGTGCAAGGAATTCACCGCCGACGCGCCCAAAATCACCGACCACCTCTGCCCGGATTGCGCCGACCACTTCGCCGCCGTGCGCCGGGTGCTCGACGGCGCGGGACTGGCCTATACGCTCAATCCCCGCCTGGTGCGCGGCCTGGATTACTACGTGCGCACCACTTTCGAGATCGTCTCCGGCGACATCGGCTCCCAGTCGTCGGTGGCCGGCGGCGGCCGCTACGACGGGCTGGTTCACTCCATCGGCGGCCCGGACGTGCCGGGCGTGGGCTTTGCCTGCGGCATGGAGCGCCTGGCCCTTCTCATCGACAAAAAGGCCGAGCCGGCCCCGGATTTCGCCCTGGTGGTCCTGGACGCCATTGGCCTGGAACGCGGCCTGCTCCTGGCCCAGGAGTTGCGCGCCGCCGGCTTTTCTGGCGAAGCGCCCTACGCCGCCAAGAGCGCCAAAAGCCAGATGCGCGCCGCCGACAAATCCGGCGCGGCCTTTTGCCTGGTGCTGGGTTCCGATGAACTGGCCGCCGGCACGGTGGTGGTCAAGAACATGCGGGCCGGCGGCCAGGAAACGGTCAGCCAGGACATCCTCCCCGCCCACCTGCGGGCGCGGCTGGTCGCCGGGCAGGAAGATTAG
- a CDS encoding transcription antitermination factor NusB: MTPPRPPRGPRPPRPHRPSPAARPGQTFHDGQPGQPSHPGALPPARRIALTVLGRVLPSPKSPGQDVQAALDVALADSTLDPRDRGLATELVYGYLRLCGRLDYILAQFLKNPTAVPLAVRRILGLAAYEILHCAKVPAYASVDWAVSAVRKAGGKGLSGMANAVLRRVAADPGAFEEPGFYRRDRPSEAVYLSRAFSCPEWIVSLWLGACGPDETRQHLAAQAEPAPLGLRVNGARPEAQALFNALAALPGALYAVFPTIAVPTGTDFAAAGLNLPELLASGALSRQSAAAQDVLYRLDLPEWPEPIFDACAGRGGKTLLIAEAGKRVFAADMHAARLAGLPREAARLGLPPIPAFRASATRMALGAPVGTILLDAPCSGLGVLSRRPDAKWRRQPEDLAGLTRLQGAMLEAAYANLAPGGRLVYITCTVNPAENEKAIDRLGSRRHDLILDVEASAVPDPVLGETFYGAVLRKPG, from the coding sequence ATGACCCCGCCGCGCCCGCCCCGGGGGCCGCGTCCGCCGCGTCCCCATCGGCCCTCGCCCGCCGCCCGGCCGGGCCAGACTTTCCACGATGGTCAGCCCGGCCAACCGAGCCACCCGGGCGCCTTGCCGCCGGCCCGGCGCATTGCCCTCACCGTCCTTGGCCGGGTGCTGCCCAGCCCCAAATCCCCGGGACAGGACGTCCAGGCCGCCCTGGACGTGGCCCTGGCCGATTCCACCCTGGACCCTCGCGACCGGGGCCTGGCCACGGAGCTGGTCTACGGCTATCTGCGCCTGTGCGGCCGTTTGGACTACATTTTGGCCCAGTTCCTGAAAAACCCGACCGCCGTGCCCCTGGCCGTGCGCCGGATTCTTGGGCTGGCCGCCTACGAGATTCTCCACTGCGCCAAGGTGCCGGCCTACGCCTCGGTGGACTGGGCCGTTTCCGCCGTGCGCAAGGCCGGCGGCAAGGGCCTTTCCGGCATGGCCAACGCCGTGCTGCGCCGGGTGGCCGCCGATCCCGGCGCGTTCGAGGAGCCGGGCTTCTACCGCCGCGACCGGCCCTCGGAAGCCGTGTATTTGAGCCGGGCCTTCTCCTGCCCGGAATGGATCGTGTCCCTGTGGCTCGGCGCTTGCGGCCCGGACGAAACCCGTCAGCATCTGGCCGCCCAGGCCGAACCCGCGCCCCTGGGGCTTCGGGTCAACGGCGCCCGGCCCGAGGCCCAGGCCTTGTTCAACGCCCTGGCCGCCCTGCCCGGTGCGCTGTACGCCGTTTTCCCGACCATCGCCGTGCCCACCGGTACGGACTTCGCCGCCGCCGGCCTCAATTTGCCCGAGCTGCTGGCGTCCGGCGCGCTGTCGCGCCAGTCCGCCGCCGCCCAGGACGTGCTCTACCGTCTGGACCTGCCCGAGTGGCCGGAGCCGATCTTCGACGCCTGCGCCGGACGCGGCGGCAAGACCCTGCTCATCGCCGAAGCCGGCAAGCGCGTGTTTGCCGCCGACATGCACGCCGCGCGTCTGGCCGGTCTGCCCCGCGAGGCCGCCCGCCTGGGCCTGCCGCCCATCCCGGCCTTTCGCGCCTCGGCCACCAGGATGGCCTTGGGCGCTCCGGTCGGAACCATCCTGCTCGACGCGCCCTGCTCCGGCCTGGGCGTGCTCTCGCGCCGTCCCGACGCCAAATGGCGTCGCCAGCCCGAGGACTTGGCCGGACTCACCCGCCTGCAAGGGGCCATGCTGGAGGCCGCCTACGCCAACCTCGCCCCAGGGGGACGGCTGGTCTACATCACCTGCACCGTCAATCCGGCCGAGAACGAAAAGGCCATTGACCGCCTGGGCAGCCGCCGCCACGATCTGATTCTCGATGTCGAGGCCTCGGCCGTTCCGGACCCCGTCCTTGGCGAGACCTTCTACGGCGCGGTGCTGCGAAAACCCGGCTAG
- the fmt gene encoding methionyl-tRNA formyltransferase, with amino-acid sequence MGTPEFAATVLEHVLGSQDVTVAAVYTQPDRPCGRGKKCLLGPVKKLALERGLPIHQPESFKDPAEVATLAAYKPDVLLVAAYGMILPQAVLDVPALMPLNVHASLLPAWRGAAPIERSIAAGETLTGVTIMRMALALDAGPMVMQRTLAVGINDTAGTIRAELADLGGRVLTHCLKRLRQGGVPLVEQDATRVTYAKKIDKAEALIDWNRPAAEVHNHIRSMTPNPGAFFFWKPAADKPALRIIAQPGKVGCPLPSGAKPGDILGLMDCQIGIACADAVYLVPAVIPAGKRPMNAQAFSCGYLGKCDEDAMAVCGPPGE; translated from the coding sequence ATGGGCACGCCGGAGTTCGCGGCCACGGTGCTCGAGCATGTGCTGGGCAGCCAGGACGTGACCGTGGCCGCCGTCTACACCCAGCCCGACCGGCCCTGCGGCCGGGGCAAGAAGTGCTTGCTCGGGCCGGTCAAGAAGCTCGCCCTGGAGCGCGGCCTGCCCATCCACCAGCCCGAGTCCTTCAAGGACCCGGCCGAGGTGGCCACCCTTGCCGCCTACAAGCCCGACGTGCTGCTGGTGGCCGCCTACGGCATGATCCTGCCCCAGGCCGTCCTTGACGTGCCGGCGCTGATGCCGCTCAACGTCCACGCCTCGCTGCTGCCCGCCTGGCGCGGCGCGGCCCCCATCGAGCGCTCCATCGCCGCCGGCGAGACATTGACCGGCGTCACCATCATGCGCATGGCCCTGGCCCTGGACGCCGGCCCCATGGTCATGCAGCGCACCCTGGCCGTGGGCATAAACGACACCGCCGGGACCATTCGGGCCGAACTGGCCGACCTTGGCGGGCGCGTGCTGACGCACTGCTTAAAGCGCCTGCGTCAGGGCGGCGTGCCCCTGGTCGAGCAGGACGCCACGCGCGTGACCTACGCCAAGAAAATCGACAAGGCCGAGGCCTTGATCGACTGGAACCGGCCCGCCGCCGAGGTCCACAACCATATCCGGTCCATGACCCCCAATCCCGGGGCCTTTTTCTTCTGGAAGCCGGCCGCCGACAAGCCGGCCCTGCGCATCATCGCCCAGCCCGGCAAGGTCGGCTGTCCCCTGCCGTCCGGAGCCAAGCCCGGCGACATCCTGGGACTCATGGACTGCCAGATCGGCATCGCCTGCGCCGACGCCGTCTACCTCGTGCCGGCAGTCATCCCGGCCGGCAAACGGCCCATGAACGCCCAGGCCTTCTCTTGCGGCTACCTCGGCAAATGCGACGAAGACGCCATGGCCGTGTGCGGCCCGCCTGGTGAGTAA
- the def gene encoding peptide deformylase encodes MPLEILKYPHPVLAKKAEPVAEITDAIRELAAGMAEAMYANQGIGLAAPQVGASIRLIVIDLSGPDKREALMTLVNPVITAASGEQEDEEGCLSVRSYRTKVRRAANVTVTALDLAGQPLTIEADELLAVCLQHEVDHLDGVLFIDRISRLKRAMYDKRVKRWAQTPPAEKTNS; translated from the coding sequence ATGCCCCTTGAAATACTGAAATATCCGCATCCTGTGCTGGCGAAAAAGGCCGAGCCGGTGGCCGAGATCACGGACGCAATCCGGGAACTCGCCGCCGGCATGGCCGAAGCCATGTACGCCAACCAGGGCATCGGCCTGGCCGCGCCCCAGGTCGGCGCGTCCATTCGCCTCATCGTCATCGACCTGTCCGGCCCGGACAAGCGCGAAGCGCTCATGACCCTGGTCAACCCCGTCATCACCGCCGCCTCGGGCGAGCAGGAAGACGAGGAAGGCTGCCTGTCCGTGCGCAGCTACCGCACCAAGGTGCGCCGGGCGGCCAACGTCACGGTCACGGCCCTGGATCTGGCCGGTCAGCCCCTGACTATCGAGGCCGACGAGCTTTTGGCCGTGTGCCTCCAGCACGAGGTCGACCATCTGGACGGGGTGCTGTTTATCGACCGCATCAGCCGTCTCAAACGCGCCATGTACGACAAGCGGGTGAAACGATGGGCACAGACGCCCCCAGCCGAGAAGACAAACTCGTAG
- the aspS gene encoding aspartate--tRNA ligase, whose amino-acid sequence MSETTALDTMGDWRRSHDCGALTASDVGSEVCLMGWAQFRRDHGGLIFIDLRDRGGLTQVVFCPEASQAELERAHVLRTEYVLAVKGRVRARPEGMANPNMPTGEIEVEVHEFKLLNTAATPPFPIEDRIDASEMLRLKYRYLDLRRPKLAANFILRNKAVQSIRRYLDELGFLEVETPVLTKSTPEGARDFLVPSRVNNGSFYALPQSPQLFKQLLMMAGFDRYYQVVKCFRDEDLRADRQPEFTQVDIEMSFVDEEQVMGMAETMVKTMFREAAGVVLPEVFPRMPFAEAIRDYGLDKPDIRFGLKLVDVTSIVKNSGFQVFAKAELVKGIRVPGGAALSRKEIDDFTEFVKIYGAKGLAWIKIKEDEWQSPFAKFLSDEEKKGLTDAFGLEVGDIVFFQAGASDMVNNALGYLRLQLGERFEMIPEGSFAPVWITDFPLLEYDPEAKRWAARHHPFTSPQPGQLGTLESAPGEALARAYDLVLNGSEIGGGSIRIHDRETQRAMFAVLGIDAQEAEDKFGFLLRALEYGAPPHGGIAFGLDRLIMILAGAKSIRDVIAFPKTQKALCLMTEAPGEVSTNQLRELGIKLRTRDKDKEQS is encoded by the coding sequence ATGAGCGAGACCACGGCCCTGGACACCATGGGCGATTGGCGGCGCAGCCACGATTGCGGCGCGTTGACGGCTTCCGACGTCGGCAGCGAAGTCTGCCTCATGGGCTGGGCCCAGTTCCGCCGCGACCACGGCGGGCTCATTTTCATCGACCTGCGCGACCGGGGCGGCCTCACCCAGGTGGTCTTTTGCCCCGAGGCCAGCCAGGCCGAGCTGGAGCGCGCCCATGTGCTGCGCACGGAATACGTCCTGGCCGTCAAGGGCCGGGTGCGCGCCCGCCCCGAGGGCATGGCCAATCCCAATATGCCCACCGGCGAGATCGAGGTGGAAGTCCACGAGTTCAAGCTCCTCAACACCGCCGCCACGCCGCCCTTCCCCATCGAGGATCGCATCGACGCCTCCGAGATGCTGCGGCTCAAGTACCGCTACCTTGACCTGCGCCGGCCCAAGCTCGCGGCCAACTTCATCCTGCGCAACAAGGCCGTCCAGAGCATCCGCCGCTACCTCGACGAGCTGGGGTTCCTGGAAGTCGAAACCCCAGTGCTCACCAAGTCCACCCCCGAGGGCGCGCGCGATTTTCTCGTGCCCAGCCGGGTCAACAACGGCTCCTTCTACGCCCTGCCCCAGTCGCCCCAGCTGTTCAAGCAGCTGCTCATGATGGCCGGTTTCGACCGCTACTATCAGGTCGTCAAATGCTTTCGCGACGAGGACTTGCGCGCCGACCGCCAGCCCGAGTTCACCCAGGTGGACATCGAGATGAGCTTCGTCGACGAGGAGCAGGTCATGGGCATGGCCGAGACCATGGTTAAGACCATGTTCCGCGAGGCCGCCGGCGTCGTGCTGCCCGAAGTCTTCCCGCGCATGCCCTTTGCCGAGGCCATCCGCGACTACGGCCTGGACAAGCCCGACATCCGCTTTGGCCTGAAACTCGTGGACGTCACCTCTATCGTGAAAAACTCCGGTTTCCAGGTCTTTGCCAAGGCCGAGCTGGTCAAGGGCATCCGCGTGCCCGGCGGCGCGGCCCTGTCGCGCAAGGAGATCGACGACTTCACCGAGTTCGTCAAAATCTACGGAGCCAAGGGTCTGGCCTGGATCAAGATCAAGGAAGACGAGTGGCAGTCGCCCTTTGCCAAATTCTTGAGCGACGAAGAGAAAAAGGGCCTCACCGACGCCTTTGGCCTCGAAGTCGGCGACATCGTCTTCTTCCAGGCCGGTGCGTCGGACATGGTCAACAACGCCCTGGGCTATCTGCGCCTCCAGCTTGGCGAACGCTTCGAGATGATCCCCGAGGGCAGCTTCGCCCCGGTGTGGATCACCGATTTCCCGCTGCTGGAATACGATCCCGAGGCCAAGCGCTGGGCGGCCCGCCACCATCCCTTCACCTCGCCCCAGCCCGGCCAGCTCGGAACCCTGGAGTCCGCTCCCGGCGAAGCCCTGGCCCGGGCCTACGACCTGGTCCTTAACGGCAGCGAGATCGGCGGCGGCTCTATCCGCATCCACGACCGCGAGACCCAGCGGGCCATGTTCGCCGTGCTGGGCATTGATGCCCAGGAGGCCGAGGACAAGTTCGGCTTCCTGCTGCGCGCCCTGGAGTACGGCGCGCCGCCCCACGGCGGCATTGCCTTTGGCCTGGACCGCCTTATCATGATCCTGGCCGGGGCCAAGTCCATTCGCGACGTCATCGCCTTCCCCAAGACCCAGAAGGCCTTGTGCCTCATGACCGAAGCCCCGGGCGAGGTGTCCACCAACCAGTTGCGCGAACTGGGCATCAAACTGCGCACGCGCGACAAGGATAAGGAACAATCCTGA
- a CDS encoding NADH:flavin oxidoreductase/NADH oxidase yields MTSQAPQLFTPLAIRDVTLRNRIVVSPMCQYSCRDGLANDWHLVHLGSRAAGGAGLVFVEATAVMPEGRISPADLGLWSDAHTAGLAPVAAFIRRLGAVPGIQLAHAGRKASCRPPWEGRSKIRPSEEGGWSCQAPSPLPFAPDEPAPQALDAAGIEAVKAAFVQAARRAVAAGFAVVELHAAHGYLLHQFLSPLSNVRDDAYGGDLPGRMRLALETASTIREVIPGGMPLFTRISATDWMPGGWDLEQSVALARELAARGVDLIDVSSGGLVPDAVIPAAPGYQVPFAAAVRERVGVATSAVGLITEPAQAEAVIASGQADLVQLGRAMLHDPYWALHAAQTLGAQPDWPLPYGYAFHRR; encoded by the coding sequence ATGACCAGCCAAGCGCCGCAGCTTTTCACGCCCTTGGCCATCCGGGACGTGACGCTTCGCAACCGCATCGTGGTTTCGCCCATGTGCCAGTACAGTTGCCGGGACGGGCTGGCCAACGATTGGCATCTTGTACATCTGGGCAGCCGGGCCGCTGGCGGCGCGGGCCTGGTGTTCGTCGAGGCCACGGCGGTCATGCCCGAGGGCCGCATTTCCCCGGCCGACTTGGGCCTTTGGAGCGACGCCCACACCGCCGGCCTGGCCCCGGTGGCCGCCTTCATCCGCCGCCTGGGGGCCGTGCCTGGCATCCAGCTGGCCCATGCCGGGCGCAAGGCCAGTTGCCGGCCGCCCTGGGAAGGCCGGTCCAAGATCAGGCCGTCCGAAGAAGGCGGCTGGTCCTGCCAGGCCCCAAGTCCCCTGCCCTTCGCTCCGGACGAACCCGCGCCCCAGGCTCTGGACGCGGCCGGCATCGAGGCCGTCAAGGCAGCTTTCGTCCAGGCGGCCCGCCGGGCCGTGGCCGCCGGCTTCGCCGTGGTCGAGCTCCACGCCGCCCACGGCTACCTCCTGCACCAGTTCCTCTCACCCCTGAGCAATGTCCGCGACGACGCCTACGGCGGAGACCTTCCCGGCCGTATGCGTCTGGCTCTGGAAACGGCTTCGACCATCCGCGAAGTCATCCCCGGCGGCATGCCGTTATTCACGCGGATTTCGGCCACGGACTGGATGCCAGGCGGCTGGGATCTGGAACAGTCGGTGGCCCTGGCCCGGGAGCTGGCTGCCCGGGGCGTGGATCTCATCGACGTCAGCAGCGGCGGGCTGGTCCCCGACGCCGTCATTCCGGCCGCTCCGGGCTATCAGGTCCCCTTTGCCGCCGCTGTCCGGGAGCGCGTCGGCGTGGCGACCAGCGCCGTGGGACTCATCACCGAACCGGCCCAGGCCGAAGCCGTCATCGCCTCGGGCCAAGCCGATCTGGTGCAACTCGGCCGAGCCATGCTCCATGACCCCTACTGGGCCCTGCACGCCGCCCAAACCCTGGGTGCCCAGCCCGACTGGCCCTTGCCGTATGGCTACGCCTTTCACCGCCGATAG